The proteins below are encoded in one region of Sporosarcina sp. FSL K6-1508:
- a CDS encoding NAD kinase translates to MTDRMTIFIYSKHDEDSLDKKSKVAEALIYEGFTMTDDDKDANIIISIGSDGSFLQAVRKTGFRQDCLYAGISVTGKPGLYCDFHYNNLFEMTQSIHTAGLEVRKYPIIEVKIDNHQPFYCLNEFSIRSSIIRTFVLDVIIDDKLFETFLGDGLIISTPTGSTAYNKSVNGSVVDPLLSCFQVTELASVNNNTYRTLGSSFIMSGTRKLQLKVHQDGNVFPLVAADNEALGIRQVENVEIRLSDKTVKTVKLKNNSFWEKVQRIYL, encoded by the coding sequence ATGACAGATCGAATGACTATTTTTATTTATAGTAAACACGATGAAGATTCACTCGATAAAAAATCAAAAGTGGCCGAGGCGCTGATCTATGAAGGTTTTACGATGACCGATGATGATAAAGATGCGAATATCATCATTAGCATCGGCAGCGATGGTTCATTTCTGCAAGCAGTTCGAAAAACCGGTTTTCGGCAAGATTGTTTGTATGCGGGCATTTCTGTAACAGGTAAACCGGGGCTTTACTGCGATTTCCACTATAATAATCTTTTTGAAATGACGCAGAGCATTCATACAGCAGGTCTTGAAGTAAGAAAGTATCCGATTATTGAAGTGAAAATTGATAATCACCAACCATTCTATTGCCTAAATGAGTTCAGTATTCGCTCAAGTATTATTCGAACATTCGTCCTGGATGTGATTATCGACGATAAACTGTTCGAAACATTCCTTGGTGATGGTCTGATAATTTCTACACCGACCGGCAGCACTGCTTACAATAAATCAGTCAACGGTTCCGTTGTCGATCCATTACTCAGTTGTTTCCAAGTGACCGAACTTGCTTCAGTAAATAACAATACGTATAGAACACTTGGCTCATCCTTCATAATGAGCGGCACACGAAAGCTCCAGCTTAAAGTGCATCAGGATGGTAATGTTTTCCCTTTAGTTGCTGCTGATAATGAAGCGCTTGGTATTCGTCAAGTTGAAAACGTAGAAATCAGATTAAGCGATAAAACTGTAAAAACCGTAAAATTGAAAAACAACTCTTTCTGGGAAAAAGTGCAACGAATTTATTTATAA
- the sppA gene encoding signal peptide peptidase SppA: MTMKRWIAIIVAAALVFVSVGINSLSYIFTRDFTGFFEEMMATSSSGYEETILEEGNGKDKIAVLSLDGVIQDLGDTSSLFQSGGYNHQYFMNQLSAILEDTNVKGVVLEVNSPGGGVVESADIYDALRMIQVEREIPLYISMGGMAASGGYYVSAPADKIFVNPETITGSIGVIMESVNYAKLAEKYGIDFNTIKTGPYKDIMSGSREMKDDERAMLQEMINDSYERFVDIIVEGRGMTEAEVKKVADGRIMNGRQAIEAGLADDYGKAGDVIAAMKEDYNLQNATVFEYTALDSWASMFGVKAGNMLGSNIESELIGKLLNDYNAPRMMYLYGEK; this comes from the coding sequence ATGACAATGAAACGATGGATTGCAATCATCGTCGCTGCAGCACTTGTTTTTGTTTCAGTAGGCATCAATTCACTATCGTACATATTTACGAGGGATTTCACCGGGTTCTTTGAAGAAATGATGGCAACATCATCTTCAGGTTATGAGGAAACGATTCTTGAAGAAGGAAACGGAAAGGATAAAATTGCTGTTCTTTCACTTGATGGCGTTATTCAAGATTTAGGGGATACATCGTCCCTTTTTCAATCTGGAGGCTATAATCATCAATATTTCATGAATCAGCTGTCTGCGATTCTTGAGGATACTAATGTAAAAGGTGTTGTCCTTGAAGTGAATTCACCAGGTGGCGGAGTCGTTGAATCAGCGGATATTTATGATGCTCTTCGAATGATTCAAGTAGAAAGGGAGATTCCGCTGTATATTTCGATGGGCGGAATGGCTGCTTCAGGCGGTTATTATGTATCAGCGCCAGCCGATAAGATATTTGTTAATCCTGAAACGATAACAGGTTCGATCGGAGTCATTATGGAAAGTGTTAACTATGCGAAACTTGCCGAAAAATACGGAATTGACTTCAACACGATCAAAACAGGTCCTTACAAAGATATTATGAGTGGATCTCGTGAGATGAAAGATGATGAACGAGCGATGCTTCAAGAAATGATAAATGATTCCTACGAGCGCTTTGTAGATATTATTGTAGAAGGCCGAGGCATGACAGAAGCCGAAGTGAAAAAAGTGGCTGATGGCCGTATTATGAACGGTCGACAGGCAATCGAAGCTGGACTTGCAGATGATTACGGCAAGGCCGGTGATGTCATTGCAGCAATGAAAGAAGATTATAATCTTCAAAATGCTACTGTCTTTGAGTATACAGCCCTTGATAGCTGGGCTTCGATGTTCGGCGTGAAAGCAGGAAATATGCTCGGAAGCAATATTGAATCTGAATTGATTGGCAAGTTATTAAATGATTATAATGCACCACGGATGATGTATTTGTATGGTGAAAAATAA
- a CDS encoding RDD family protein: MSEHIEQQPNLTGNSTAAMPNRDYEAIQTEHYRAKYAGFWTRLWAYAIDLLVLSAISGIIVKPIFRVAGWEITNPSFFLFSTYKFTILILLLLYFALMTRYLQQTVGKMIMGIKVAAKDGGKLTWTAVIFREVIGRFISKMLVVPYLLVLFMPRKEALHDLFADTIVEHEHSYEKEMRVDYRKRIEGQQLQEGTII, encoded by the coding sequence ATGTCGGAACATATTGAACAACAACCGAACCTGACAGGGAATTCCACTGCTGCGATGCCTAATCGAGATTATGAAGCGATTCAGACCGAGCATTATCGGGCGAAGTATGCCGGTTTCTGGACACGGCTATGGGCGTATGCAATCGATCTTCTTGTTCTATCGGCAATCAGCGGAATTATCGTCAAACCGATTTTTAGAGTTGCAGGTTGGGAAATTACTAACCCCTCTTTCTTCTTGTTCAGTACCTATAAGTTCACAATACTTATTTTGCTGTTGCTTTACTTCGCACTTATGACGAGGTATTTACAACAGACGGTTGGAAAGATGATCATGGGCATAAAAGTAGCGGCAAAAGATGGAGGCAAGCTTACATGGACTGCTGTCATATTCCGCGAAGTGATTGGAAGATTCATATCGAAAATGTTAGTTGTCCCTTATCTGCTGGTTCTATTCATGCCTCGAAAAGAAGCGTTGCATGACCTATTCGCCGATACAATTGTCGAACATGAGCATTCTTATGAAAAAGAGATGCGCGTAGATTACCGGAAACGGATTGAGGGACAACAGTTGCAAGAGGGTACTATCATTTAG
- the tpx gene encoding thiol peroxidase has product MANVTFKNNPVTLLGKEVAVGDTAQDFTVLANDLSPVTLADSKGKIRLISVIPSIDTGVCSTQTRKFNEEASSLGEDVQVLTISADLPFAQARWCAAEGIENLQTLSDHRDLSFGEAYGVVMKELRLLARSVFVIDKNDKVTYVEYVGEGTDHPDYEKAILAVKELTK; this is encoded by the coding sequence ATGGCTAACGTTACATTCAAGAACAATCCCGTTACATTGCTTGGAAAAGAAGTTGCAGTAGGTGATACTGCGCAAGATTTCACGGTGCTTGCGAACGATTTGAGCCCAGTGACACTTGCCGATTCGAAAGGGAAGATCAGGCTAATCAGTGTGATACCTTCAATTGATACGGGAGTCTGTTCAACGCAGACACGTAAATTTAACGAGGAAGCTTCTTCACTTGGGGAAGACGTTCAAGTGTTGACAATTTCTGCAGATCTTCCTTTTGCACAAGCAAGATGGTGTGCAGCTGAAGGAATTGAAAATCTGCAGACATTATCCGATCATCGTGATCTATCATTTGGGGAAGCGTACGGCGTTGTTATGAAAGAACTTCGTTTGCTTGCGCGCTCTGTCTTTGTTATAGATAAAAATGATAAAGTGACTTATGTTGAATATGTTGGCGAAGGCACGGATCATCCTGACTATGAAAAAGCGATTTTAGCGGTAAAAGAATTAACGAAGTAA
- a CDS encoding class I SAM-dependent methyltransferase: MTTNTENIFSFIDAYAESSEGLYLEAVIEVCQKWLSGDSQPTVSETVTKEDIRRGIQLAILKGMKQNVQPNHQMTPDSIGMLIGHIAGKLAVGEQGITLLDPAAGTGNLLYTVMNTIENDVTATAIEIDDLLVRLSAVTAELLEHPVTFYVQDALRPLFVDPVDITVSDLPVGFYPDDENALNYELMPVEGHAYAHHLFIEQSMKHTKSGGHGVFIIPANLFESNQSPLLHPYLKKQTIIRAIIQLPDSLFKNAAHAKSILILQKPSPDKKVTHDVLLAKVPNMTDKHAMSLFLQKIDIWATE, translated from the coding sequence ATGACAACAAATACAGAAAATATATTTTCATTCATTGATGCGTATGCGGAATCTTCAGAAGGACTTTACTTGGAAGCAGTTATTGAAGTTTGTCAGAAATGGCTTTCTGGGGATTCGCAACCTACTGTATCAGAAACAGTAACAAAAGAAGATATTCGCAGAGGTATTCAGCTTGCAATCCTAAAGGGAATGAAGCAAAATGTACAGCCTAACCATCAGATGACTCCTGATTCAATCGGAATGCTCATTGGACATATCGCTGGAAAATTAGCGGTGGGTGAACAAGGCATAACACTTTTAGACCCTGCAGCTGGCACAGGAAATCTTCTTTATACGGTCATGAACACAATTGAGAACGATGTCACTGCAACGGCAATTGAAATTGATGATTTGTTGGTAAGATTGTCTGCTGTTACAGCGGAGCTACTTGAACATCCTGTCACATTCTATGTTCAGGATGCATTGCGACCGTTATTTGTTGATCCAGTCGACATTACCGTAAGCGATTTGCCTGTCGGTTTTTATCCTGATGATGAAAATGCGCTCAATTATGAACTGATGCCTGTAGAAGGACACGCTTATGCGCACCATCTGTTCATTGAGCAATCGATGAAACATACGAAATCGGGTGGACATGGCGTTTTCATTATACCTGCAAATTTATTCGAGTCTAATCAGTCGCCTTTATTACATCCGTATTTGAAAAAACAAACGATTATCCGGGCGATTATTCAGTTGCCCGATTCGTTATTCAAAAATGCAGCACATGCAAAAAGTATTCTAATCTTACAAAAGCCCTCTCCCGATAAGAAAGTGACACATGATGTCCTCCTTGCGAAAGTTCCGAATATGACTGACAAACATGCCATGTCCCTGTTTCTTCAGAAAATTGATATTTGGGCTACTGAATAA
- a CDS encoding acetate kinase has product MRNILAINAGSSSLKFQLLQMPEEHVTAKGQIDRIGLSESVFTMKSEQGRLEKRQDIQNHTEAVSMLLSMLLSEGIVQSFGEIDGIGHRVVHGGEVFSDAVLINDDVIATLEGLSNLAPLHNPANIVGIKEFKKALPDVPAIAVFDTAFHQTMPESSFLYPLPYEYYKKYGIRKYGFHGTSHKYVTERAAELLNRPLEDTRLISCHLGNGASIAAVEGGKSLDTSMGFTPLAGVTMGTRSGNIDPALIPYIMEQTGKTVEEVLDILNKQSGMLAVSGFSSDLRDIEIEATKGNARAQLALDVFADRIHKYIGSYAARMGGVDAIIFTAGIGENSDVIRKKVLEGLEFMGVYFDPDLNSIKGKEVHISFPYSPVKVLVIPTNEEIMIARDTMRVAKL; this is encoded by the coding sequence ATGCGGAACATTTTAGCGATCAACGCCGGAAGTTCATCCTTGAAATTTCAGCTTCTCCAGATGCCAGAAGAGCATGTGACGGCCAAAGGGCAAATTGATCGAATAGGTCTTTCAGAATCGGTTTTCACTATGAAATCCGAACAGGGCAGATTAGAAAAGAGACAAGATATTCAGAATCATACTGAGGCTGTATCCATGCTACTTAGCATGTTGTTGAGTGAGGGGATTGTTCAATCCTTCGGAGAAATTGATGGAATCGGCCACCGTGTTGTCCACGGCGGCGAGGTTTTTAGCGATGCCGTACTCATCAATGATGATGTAATCGCAACTCTTGAGGGACTATCCAATCTAGCGCCACTCCATAATCCGGCAAATATTGTTGGCATTAAAGAATTTAAAAAGGCATTGCCTGATGTGCCTGCGATTGCTGTTTTTGATACGGCTTTTCATCAGACGATGCCGGAAAGTTCTTTCCTTTATCCGTTACCTTACGAGTATTACAAAAAATATGGAATCCGAAAATACGGCTTTCATGGCACAAGCCATAAGTATGTAACAGAGCGTGCTGCAGAATTGTTAAATCGACCACTTGAAGATACGCGCCTTATTTCCTGCCATCTGGGAAATGGTGCAAGTATAGCTGCAGTTGAAGGTGGAAAGTCGCTCGATACGTCGATGGGTTTTACACCTCTTGCAGGAGTGACAATGGGGACACGTTCAGGAAATATTGATCCTGCACTCATTCCATATATTATGGAGCAGACGGGCAAGACAGTTGAAGAAGTCTTGGATATTTTAAATAAACAATCGGGTATGCTGGCAGTATCAGGTTTTTCAAGTGATTTGCGCGATATTGAAATCGAAGCTACCAAAGGGAATGCGCGTGCACAACTGGCTTTAGATGTCTTCGCGGATCGTATTCATAAATACATTGGTTCGTATGCCGCACGAATGGGCGGTGTGGATGCCATTATATTCACAGCGGGAATTGGTGAAAATAGTGATGTAATTCGGAAGAAAGTGTTGGAGGGCCTTGAATTCATGGGCGTTTACTTCGATCCTGATTTGAACTCGATCAAGGGAAAAGAAGTGCATATCAGCTTCCCATACTCCCCGGTTAAAGTATTAGTGATTCCAACCAACGAAGAAATCATGATTGCACGAGACACCATGCGTGTTGCGAAGTTGTAA
- a CDS encoding universal stress protein, producing the protein MPLVYKQILVAVDGSKESEWAFKKAVAIADRNEATLNLINIIDTRSYAAVEAYDRSIAERAQKFAEELLNDYKLEAEKAGLQRVNIIVEYGSPKTMISRDLSKKLEADLIICGATGLNAVERFLIGSVSENIVRSAKCDVLVIRTPEAL; encoded by the coding sequence ATGCCATTAGTATACAAACAAATTCTTGTTGCCGTAGATGGTTCAAAGGAATCGGAGTGGGCTTTCAAAAAAGCAGTCGCAATCGCCGACAGAAATGAAGCGACACTAAATCTTATCAATATCATCGATACACGCTCATATGCCGCAGTTGAAGCTTACGATCGCTCAATTGCAGAACGCGCACAGAAATTCGCAGAAGAATTGTTAAACGACTACAAATTAGAAGCCGAGAAAGCCGGCTTGCAACGGGTTAACATCATTGTAGAATATGGTTCACCGAAAACGATGATTTCACGAGATCTTTCTAAAAAACTAGAAGCGGATCTGATCATTTGCGGAGCAACAGGCCTGAATGCAGTTGAACGCTTCCTAATAGGCAGTGTTTCTGAAAACATCGTCCGCTCAGCGAAATGTGACGTTCTCGTCATTCGTACACCTGAAGCTTTATAA
- the ald gene encoding alanine dehydrogenase codes for MLIGVPKEVKNNENRVAMTPAGVFNLKSAGHEVIIEKGAGLGSSFMDEDYIEAGARIVASAEEAWNVDMVMKVKEPVASEYGYFSEGLILFTYLHLAPELELTKALLDNKVVGIAYETVQLPNNSLPLLAPMSEVAGRMATQIGAQYLQQTNGGKGILLSGVPGVSRGNVTVIGGGQAGTNAAKIAVGMGAKVTVLDLSVDRLRQLDEIFGNDIQTLVSNPFNIAESVKDADLVVGAVLIPGARAPKLVSEDMVKSMKPGSVLVDIAIDQGGIFATSDRVTTHDEPTYVKHGVVHYAVANMPGAVPQTSTTALTNVTVPYALQIANKGFKQACLDNVSLQKGINTMEGHVTYKAVADAQGVEYVTAETLLNR; via the coding sequence ATGCTTATTGGGGTTCCAAAAGAAGTAAAAAACAATGAAAACCGAGTCGCTATGACACCAGCTGGAGTTTTTAATTTAAAGTCAGCAGGTCATGAAGTCATCATTGAAAAAGGAGCGGGTCTCGGCTCGAGCTTTATGGATGAGGATTATATTGAAGCAGGCGCAAGAATTGTCGCGTCTGCAGAAGAAGCATGGAATGTGGATATGGTCATGAAAGTGAAAGAACCCGTTGCTTCTGAATACGGTTATTTCAGTGAAGGACTAATTTTGTTTACGTACTTGCACCTTGCACCTGAGTTAGAATTGACTAAAGCACTTCTTGACAATAAAGTTGTTGGAATCGCTTACGAAACAGTACAGCTCCCAAATAACTCGTTGCCCCTTCTTGCTCCTATGAGTGAAGTTGCAGGCCGTATGGCTACACAAATCGGTGCACAATACTTGCAACAAACGAATGGCGGAAAAGGTATTCTTTTGAGCGGCGTGCCAGGCGTCTCACGTGGTAACGTAACTGTTATCGGTGGTGGGCAAGCTGGAACGAATGCTGCTAAAATTGCTGTCGGGATGGGTGCGAAAGTAACAGTTCTTGACTTGTCAGTTGATCGTCTTCGTCAATTGGATGAAATCTTCGGAAATGATATTCAAACACTTGTATCAAACCCATTCAACATTGCTGAGTCTGTAAAAGATGCAGATCTTGTTGTAGGAGCTGTTTTAATTCCCGGAGCGAGAGCACCAAAACTTGTTTCAGAAGATATGGTGAAATCGATGAAACCAGGATCGGTTCTTGTAGATATCGCAATCGACCAAGGCGGTATTTTTGCGACATCTGACCGTGTAACGACGCATGATGAGCCAACTTATGTGAAGCATGGTGTTGTTCACTACGCAGTAGCGAATATGCCGGGTGCAGTCCCACAAACTTCAACAACAGCCTTAACAAACGTTACGGTTCCTTATGCACTTCAAATTGCGAACAAAGGATTCAAACAAGCTTGTTTGGACAATGTTTCTCTTCAAAAAGGGATTAACACAATGGAAGGGCACGTTACATATAAAGCTGTAGCAGATGCTCAAGGCGTTGAGTATGTAACAGCTGAAACACTATTGAACCGATAA
- a CDS encoding M24 family metallopeptidase produces MSKVKEIQQFLHEENLDAAFITTPDNVFYISGFQSDPHERLLGVMVFKDAEPFVICPLMEIPDVKAAGWSFDVVGHEDTDDAWDIVMDAVRIRGDLPTSVAIEKSHLTVERLERMDGLFTDAKFVRLDEQLNSMRNIKSEDELNNLRKAAELADYAIEVGCREIAEGKTELEILMAIEFEMKKKGAEKMSFDTMVLSGPKTASPHGTPGDRKIQKGDFILFDLGVVYNGYCSDITRTVAFGEPSDSMREIYETVKQAEQAAVNLVRPGVKAMEIDKAARDVIDQAGFGKYFTHRIGHGLGISVHEFPSITGTNELVLEEGMVFTIEPGIYHPEITGVRIEDDVAVTADGVEVLTKFPKELQII; encoded by the coding sequence TTGAGTAAAGTTAAAGAAATCCAACAATTTCTTCATGAAGAAAACTTGGATGCAGCATTCATTACTACACCGGACAATGTATTTTACATATCAGGATTTCAAAGCGATCCACATGAACGTCTTCTTGGTGTAATGGTATTTAAAGATGCTGAACCGTTCGTCATTTGCCCCTTGATGGAAATACCTGACGTAAAAGCTGCTGGATGGTCTTTTGATGTCGTCGGACACGAAGACACAGATGATGCTTGGGATATTGTCATGGACGCTGTCCGCATACGCGGAGATCTCCCGACTTCAGTTGCAATCGAGAAATCACACCTAACAGTGGAGCGTCTCGAACGGATGGATGGACTGTTTACAGACGCAAAATTTGTACGTTTGGATGAACAGTTAAACAGCATGCGTAATATCAAAAGCGAAGACGAACTAAACAATTTACGCAAAGCTGCTGAGCTGGCTGATTACGCTATCGAAGTTGGCTGCAGAGAAATTGCTGAAGGTAAAACGGAACTTGAAATTCTTATGGCAATCGAGTTTGAAATGAAGAAAAAAGGTGCCGAGAAAATGTCGTTCGATACGATGGTCCTCTCAGGTCCAAAAACCGCATCGCCTCATGGTACGCCTGGGGATCGTAAAATTCAAAAAGGCGATTTCATCCTCTTCGATCTTGGTGTCGTTTATAATGGTTACTGTTCCGATATTACACGTACAGTTGCGTTCGGCGAACCGTCGGATTCAATGCGTGAGATTTATGAAACGGTAAAACAAGCAGAACAGGCAGCTGTCAATTTAGTCCGACCTGGCGTAAAAGCAATGGAGATTGACAAAGCCGCACGTGATGTGATTGATCAAGCTGGTTTCGGTAAATATTTCACACACCGCATTGGTCACGGGCTTGGTATTTCAGTTCACGAATTCCCATCTATTACAGGTACAAACGAACTTGTCCTTGAAGAAGGAATGGTCTTCACAATCGAGCCTGGTATTTACCATCCTGAAATCACAGGTGTCCGAATTGAAGATGATGTTGCTGTTACGGCTGATGGTGTGGAAGTACTAACGAAATTCCCGAAAGAATTGCAAATCATTTAA
- a CDS encoding metal-dependent hydrolase, with the protein MQISYHGHSIVKIKTGNYTILIDPYITGNKLTDLEVANEKPDFILLTHGHNDHVGDTVAIAKASDALVIAPNELAVFLGWQGVRTHGMNIGGACKFNFGTVKYTQAFHSSSYTTEDKEIIYTGMPAGILLMAEDKTIYHAGDTAIFGDMELIGKLHPIDVAFVPIGDNFTMGPQDAAYAVELLNPKLAVPIHFNTFPPIEQDPETFKALVVRHEVNVMQAGEAFEL; encoded by the coding sequence ATGCAAATTTCATACCACGGTCATTCGATTGTGAAAATAAAAACAGGCAACTATACAATTCTTATTGACCCATACATTACAGGTAATAAGCTTACAGACTTAGAAGTTGCGAACGAGAAACCGGATTTTATTTTACTGACACATGGACATAATGATCATGTCGGAGATACGGTGGCCATTGCGAAGGCGAGCGATGCATTAGTTATAGCTCCAAACGAACTAGCTGTTTTCCTGGGCTGGCAGGGGGTAAGAACACATGGTATGAATATTGGGGGTGCCTGCAAATTTAATTTCGGAACAGTGAAATATACACAAGCGTTTCACAGTTCCTCCTACACAACAGAGGACAAAGAGATCATTTACACTGGTATGCCGGCAGGTATTTTACTAATGGCAGAAGATAAAACAATTTATCATGCCGGAGATACAGCGATTTTTGGCGATATGGAGTTGATTGGCAAGCTGCATCCAATCGACGTGGCTTTTGTTCCTATCGGTGATAATTTTACGATGGGGCCTCAGGATGCTGCATATGCGGTCGAGTTGCTCAACCCAAAACTTGCTGTTCCAATCCATTTCAATACATTTCCGCCGATTGAACAGGACCCTGAAACGTTCAAAGCGCTTGTAGTAAGACATGAGGTAAACGTAATGCAGGCAGGGGAAGCATTCGAATTATAA
- a CDS encoding DRTGG domain-containing protein, whose amino-acid sequence MATKHELILRYIEGLAVGEKISVRQVAKALSVSEGTAYRAIKEAENQKLVNTIERVGTIRIEKKKKENIERLTFAEVLNIVDGLVLGGRGGLHKTLTKFVIGAMQLDDMMRYIDAGSLLIVGNRLKAHETALLAGAAVLVTGGFDASDEVRKLADELELPVISTSYDTFTVATMLNRAIYDQLIEKEILLVEDILTPLTETITLSVKDTVTHFHEVNDRTSHTGYPVVEKRGKLVGVITSRDAIGKMDNELIEKVMTRHPITVTGKTSVASAGHSMIWEGIDLLPVVSDAGLLVGIISRQDVLKALQMTQRQPQQGETIDDIIKNQMKTIPEQPHTIEFTVIPQMTNQFGSLSYGALTTLLTEAGNRAIKMRKRGESVPENMSLYFIKHVQLGSVVVIIPRILHMSRRFVKVDFDILTDGELVAKAMIMYQLFER is encoded by the coding sequence ATGGCGACAAAACATGAATTGATACTCCGTTATATCGAGGGCTTAGCCGTCGGTGAGAAAATTTCGGTCCGTCAAGTTGCAAAGGCGCTGTCAGTCAGCGAAGGAACAGCTTACCGAGCCATCAAAGAAGCTGAAAATCAGAAACTTGTCAATACGATAGAGCGTGTCGGGACAATCCGGATTGAGAAGAAAAAGAAAGAAAATATTGAACGTCTCACATTCGCAGAAGTACTAAATATTGTCGATGGCCTTGTGCTCGGCGGTCGTGGGGGATTACATAAGACGTTGACGAAGTTCGTTATAGGTGCGATGCAACTGGATGACATGATGCGTTACATCGATGCGGGCAGTCTTCTGATCGTCGGAAATAGATTGAAAGCGCATGAAACAGCTCTTCTTGCCGGTGCAGCAGTACTTGTCACTGGGGGATTTGATGCGTCCGATGAGGTGAGGAAGTTAGCTGACGAATTAGAACTGCCTGTTATTTCGACAAGCTATGATACATTTACTGTCGCGACGATGCTGAATAGGGCAATCTATGACCAGCTGATCGAAAAAGAAATATTGCTGGTGGAAGATATTTTGACGCCGCTTACTGAAACAATTACACTTTCAGTAAAGGATACCGTGACTCATTTCCATGAGGTGAATGATAGGACGTCTCATACCGGCTACCCCGTTGTGGAGAAAAGAGGGAAACTTGTCGGCGTAATTACTTCACGTGATGCAATCGGAAAAATGGATAATGAATTGATTGAAAAAGTTATGACCCGCCATCCAATAACGGTAACGGGAAAGACTTCCGTTGCTTCAGCGGGACATAGTATGATCTGGGAAGGTATTGATCTGTTACCTGTCGTTTCGGACGCCGGACTGCTTGTTGGAATCATTAGTCGGCAAGACGTTTTGAAGGCTCTCCAAATGACACAGCGTCAACCTCAACAAGGCGAAACGATTGATGACATTATTAAAAATCAAATGAAAACAATCCCTGAACAACCGCATACTATTGAATTTACAGTCATTCCACAAATGACGAATCAGTTCGGTTCATTGTCATACGGAGCATTGACGACTTTATTAACCGAAGCGGGTAATAGAGCAATCAAAATGCGGAAACGCGGAGAAAGTGTTCCGGAGAATATGTCGCTTTATTTTATTAAACATGTCCAACTCGGCAGTGTAGTTGTTATTATTCCGCGAATTTTGCACATGAGCAGGCGGTTTGTAAAAGTTGATTTCGACATATTAACCGATGGAGAACTTGTGGCAAAGGCCATGATTATGTATCAACTGTTCGAACGGTAA
- a CDS encoding YtpI family protein, whose product MLSINFIFVFFIIASAVSYFYFKTRQFRTRQVFPIRKKMYASMSGASLGGLLLFFGINQLILFNGITTYIIAALFIIFGVYVGIFNFKAYKHYRSFVDEETKLNDN is encoded by the coding sequence ATGTTAAGTATAAATTTCATTTTCGTTTTTTTCATTATTGCATCCGCGGTCTCTTATTTTTACTTTAAGACCCGGCAATTCCGGACAAGACAAGTATTCCCGATTCGCAAAAAAATGTACGCAAGTATGTCTGGTGCCTCTCTGGGCGGCTTACTTCTATTTTTTGGAATCAATCAGCTGATACTTTTTAACGGTATCACTACGTACATTATTGCCGCTTTATTTATTATATTTGGAGTTTACGTAGGTATTTTCAATTTTAAAGCTTACAAACATTACAGAAGCTTTGTAGATGAAGAAACGAAGTTGAACGACAACTGA